In Labrus mixtus chromosome 11, fLabMix1.1, whole genome shotgun sequence, a single window of DNA contains:
- the LOC132983382 gene encoding histone H2A, producing the protein MSGRGKTGGKARAKAKTRSSRAGLQFPVGRVHRLLRKGNYAQRVGAGAPVYLAAVLEYLTAEILELAGNAARDNKKTRIIPRHLQLAVRNDEELNKLLGGVTIAQGGVLPNIQAVLLPKKTEKAAKK; encoded by the coding sequence ATGTCAGGAAGAGGCAAAACCGGTGGAAAAGCCAGAGCAAAGGCAAAGACCCGCTCCTCCCGTGCTGGGCTCCAGTTCCCAGTCGGTCGTGTTCACAGGCTGCTGCGTAAAGGAAACTATGCCCAGCGTGTTGGTGCCGGAGCCCCCGTCTACCTGGCGGCTGTGCTCGAGTACCTGACCGCTGAGATCCTGGAGTTGGCTGGTAACGCTGCCCGTGACAACAAGAAGACCCGTATCATCCCCCGTCACCTGCAGCTGGCTGTCCGCAACGACGAGGAGCTCAACAAGCTGCTCGGAGGAGTCACCATCGCTCAGGGAGGAGTGCTGCCCAACATCCAGGCTGTTCTCCTGCCCAAGAAGACCGAGAAGGCCGCCAAGAAGTAG
- the LOC132983391 gene encoding histone H2B-like: protein MPETVKAPKKGSKKAVSKATKTGKKRRKSRKESYAIYVYKVLKQVHPDTGISSKAMGIMNSFVSDIFERIAGESSRLAHYNKRSTITSREIQTAVRLLLPGELAKHAVSEGTKAVTKYTSSK, encoded by the coding sequence ATGCCTGAAACCGTGAAAGCGCCCAAGAAGGGCTCCAAAAAAGCCGTGTCTAAAGCCACCAAGACCGgtaagaagaggagaaagtccAGGAAGGAGAGCTATGCTATCTACGTCTACAAAGTCTTGAAGCAGGTCCACCCCGACACCGGTATCTCCTCCAAGGCTATGGGCATCATGAACTCGTTCGTGAGCGACATCTTTGAGCGCATCGCCGGGGAGTCCTCTCGTCTGGCTCACTACAACAAGCGCTCCACCATCACCTCCAGAGAGATCCAGACCGCTGTCCGCCTGCTGCTGCCCGGTGAGCTGGCTAAACACGCCGTGTCCGAGGGCACCAAGGCTGTGACTAAGTACACCAGCTCTAAGTAA
- the LOC132983392 gene encoding histone H4: MSGRGKGGKGLGKGGAKRHRKVLRDNIQGITKPAIRRLARRGGVKRISGLIYEETRGVLKVFLENVIRDAVTYTEHAKRKTVTAMDVVYALKRQGRTLYGFGG; encoded by the coding sequence ATGTCTGGAAGAGGAAAGGGAGGTAAAGGACTCGGTAAAGGAGGCGCTAAGCGCCACCGTAAAGTTCTCCGCGATAACATCCAGGGAATCACCAAGCCCGCTATCCGCCGTCTGGCTCGTCGTGGTGGAGTCAAGCGTATCTCCGGTCTGATCTATGAGGAGACCCGTGGTGTGTTGAAGGTGTTCCTGGAGAACGTCATCCGTGATGCCGTCACCTACACCGAGCATGCCAAGAGGAAGACTGTGACCGCCATGGATGTGGTTTACGCCCTGAAGAGACAGGGACGCACTCTGTACGGCTTCGGAGGTTAA
- the LOC132983393 gene encoding histone H4, whose protein sequence is MSGRGKGGKGLGKGGAKRHRKVLRDNIQGITKPAIRRLARRGGVKRISGLIYEETRGVLKVFLENVIRDAVTYTEHAKRKTVTAMDVVYALKRQGRTLYGFGG, encoded by the coding sequence ATGTCTGGAAGAGGAAAGGGAGGTAAAGGACTCGGTAAAGGAGGCGCTAAGCGTCACCGTAAAGTCCTCCGTGATAACATCCAGGGAATCACCAAGCCCGCTATCCGCCGTCTGGCTCGCCGTGGTGGCGTGAAACGTATCTCCGGTCTGATCTATGAGGAGACCCGTGGTGTGTTGAAGGTGTTCCTGGAGAACGTCATCCGTGATGCCGTCACCTACACCGAGCATGCCAAGAGGAAGACCGTGACCGCCATGGATGTGGTTTACGCTCTGAAGAGACAGGGACGTACTCTGTACGGCTTCGGAGGTTAA